ATTAAAGTGGTACGCGAGCTGGGTTTAAAACGTCGTGAGACAGTTTGGTCCCTATCTTCCGTGGGCGTTGGATATTTGAGGAGATCTGTTCCTAGTACGAGAGGACCGGAATGGACGAACCACTGGTGTTCCTGTTGTYGCGCCAGCGGCATAGCAGGGTAGCTAAGTTCGGTACGGATAACCGCTGAAAGCATCTAAGCGGGAAGCCAACTTCAAGATTAGATATCCCCTGACGTCAAGTCAGCTAAAGACCCCTTGGAGACTACAAGGTTGATAGGCCGGGTGTGTAAGTGCAGTAATGCATGGAGCTTACCGGTACTAATCGGTCGTGAGGCTTAGCCACAATATTGGTGATCTTTGATTRCAGCAAAAGCGCTTTGGTTTTAATGAGCTTGTCATARATAAAAAAAATAACTCGACGCATGAATGAATAAGGTGTAAAAGCCTTTAGTTCTTTTTTAATACAATACATCGAAATACAATTTTCGGTGGCGATGGCGTCAAGGTCACACCCGTTCCCATCCCGAACACGGAAGTTAAGCTTGACTGCGCCGATGGTACTGCATGGGCAACTGTGTGGGAGAGTAGGACGCCGCCGGATTCTTTTAACGCCCTGCCTTCAAGGTGATTTCACCTCGAAGACAGGGCGTTTTTTATTTGATTTTATTATTCCTTCCTTGCCCTGTCGTTTTTACCTCCTTAATCTTTATCTACGGCCCGATTCATGTCTTTACGCATGATGCGGGCAGGTATAAGACCTGCCTTTGTTAAGTCATCCTTATCTGGCCTCCTTGCTGTCACACCCATGTGTCTTATTGACGGCACACGGCCCTTAGGATAAGGTTGCGGCATTGGGAGCTGCTTTGTAGAGGCAGGATTTGATTTTACTGTAAAGGAAGATGGGAGAATCTTTTCATTACGAGGGTGAAGCTGGGGTAAAATACTTCTTTTGGAGTTTAAAAAGCGTGATTTGTGGGCACTGCGTTTTTTAACTGTTTTATGAAGTTCTCTCGGATTGCAGTCAGAAATAAATCTGGCAGTGGGAAAAGATTTTGTCAGGGGAGAATCAATGGGATTAAAAGATTGGAACACTATTTTAACGCCTGAAAAACTTAAAGACTTATTTCCTAGGGAAAAATCGGATGCTTTTTTTGATGCCCTCTTTGGTGATGCAGAAGAGGGGGCCTACGACATTGGCTTGGCTTTTCGTGGAGAGCCCCGTGAAAATCTTCTCGACTTTGCTTTTGTTCTGGAGCAGAGGCCTGGAAAATGTCTGGTTTGCAGTCTGACCTATGGTCTTCCGGATGTTTTTATGCGTCATCCGGTTATCAATGTAAAAGGTCTGGTCTCGGAGCTGTTGTCAATTATGGGGGATGGCGTTGCTTGCAAGAAATGGGAACTTGGCCCCACCCGTGAAGTAAGTAGGGATTGTCATGAGATACCTCTGCGTCTGGAGTTGAAAGCCCTGTGACGTTTTTTTATTCGTTTGTGCTTCTGGATGTTTTTAATCCGGATTGTCTTTTGCGGATACCTCTATTGTGAAGAGCCAGTTGTAACTTTAAAAAGCCACAGATTTCTGTGGCTTTTTTTATGAATAGAGTTCTTGACAGGAATAAATTATTTGTGCATTAATGCAAAACACTGTTTCGGTCGGTTGGACGATCGATAGGAGGAAAATATGGCTGCAGTAGAAAAACCCCGTGGACTGGCCCGGGAGAATATTCTTGATTCAGCAACACGTCTTTTTCTGGATAAAGGCATAGACAAGGCATCTTTATCGGACATTGCAGCTGAGGCTGGAGTCAGTAAAGGAACTCTGCATTATCATTTTGCATCAAAAAATGATCTGATCTTCCACATTACAGAAACGCATATGGAAGCCATAACGGATGAGCTTTTGAGTCTTTTGAACCGTATGAAGAAATGTCCTGATCGTTTGTTTTCTGCTCTGATGAGTTCATTGCTGGAGGCAAAGGGCAGGGGGCGTCTTCACCTGCATCTGGTTCGGGAGGCTGTTGCTGGAAACCCTGAGTTGCGGAGCAAAATTGCAGGAAGTTATAAGGGATGGGAAAACTTACTTCAGGATTCCCTAAGTCAGTTGTTTCCCGGACACAGGGCACCTGCTTTTGCTGCTCAACTGATCATTTCCATTATAGATGGTTTTATTATTCAGGATCTTGTCCGTCAGAAGGAAGTTGATTTTACGCATCTGGTGGAGGCTTTGATGGCATTGAATGTCTTTTTTTCCGAAAAGCCGGATTTGGAGAAGTTGATGGTGTAAAAAACAGCAAGTGGTTTTTGTGCTTATAAACCTGTTTTAAGGGCATGGTCGTTTACGCAGAATAAAGGTTTCAAATTTTTCCCTTTTTTAATTGTTCTTCCATGGGTGTGCTTTTTAAAACTTCAGGATAGAGGAGCCAGTAATGGAAAAAGTTTATCAACCTTTGAGGCCGGGCCGGAAATGGTTTAAGGAACTGGTGGCCCATGTGGTCTTTTTTGTACTGGGCAGGGCATTTCAGTCCGCAGCAAAGCTGGATGCGGGCATCCGCAGGGAGGTGGCGGAATGGGAGGAGGGGTTTACCCTTGCCATGTGCATCCTGCCCAAGGGGCCTTCCATGCTGCTTAAGAAGGTGGACGGGCGCATCCGCTATGCGGGATGGGCAAAGGAAGATGCCGATCTCATCATCCGCTTTAAAAATATTGAAAGTGCCTTTCTCGTTCTGACCCCGCAGATGGGATCCGCCCGGGCCTTTGCGGAAAATCGCCTCAGTCTTGTGGGGGATGTGGCAAGGTCCATGTCCTTTGTGCGCTGCCTCGACCGCCTGCTGGCCTATCTTTACCCCGCTTTCATCTGCCGTCCCCTGGTCAAACGCATGCCTCCTGTGCTGCGGCCTGTCCGGCGGCGGCTTTACATCTATACCTTAGGAATTCCCTTTGGCCTGTAGGGCTTTTTTTCCATATTTTAAAACCTCTAAGGAGTCCTCCCATGCTGCCTTCCTATTTTGAGTTTTATAATCCAGTGAAAATCGTTTCCGGTCACAAGGCCCTGGACAACCTTCCCTATGAACTTTCCCAGATGGGCGTTACCCGCCCTCTCATTGTCACGGACAAGGGGGTGGTGGCCGCAGGTCTTATTCAGGTCGTGCAGGAAGCCTTTGGCAGCTCCGGCATGACCATAGGTGCCATCTATGATGATGTGCCTCCGGATTCCTCCGTGGATGTGGTCAACGCCATTGCCGAAGTCTATCGTGCTAACGGGTGCGATGGTCTTGTGGCCGTGGGCGGGGGCTCCCCCATTGACACGGCCAAGGGAGTCAATATCGTGGTGTCCCACGATAAGGGAGAGCTGAAGGATTACATGGGCGCAGATCGGCTCACCGGACCCTTAAAGCCCCTTGTGGTGGTGCCCACCACCGCAGGTACAGGCTCGGAAGTGACCCTGGTGGCGGTGATTGCTGATATAAAAAGAAATGTGAAGATGGCCTTTATGTCTCGCCACCTTCTGCCCAATCTTGCCCTCATTGACCCCCGCATGACCCTCACCATGCCTGCAAAAATCACGGCGGCCACGGGTATGGATGCCTTGAGCCATGCCATGGAAGCCTATACCTGCCTGCAAAAAAATCCTTTAAGTGACGCCCATGCCACGGCAGCCATTACCCTCATAAGCCGTTATCTGCCCCTTGCCGTGGAAGATGGCAAAAATGCCACCGCACGCCTGGCCCTTGCCAACGCTTCCTGTATGGCAGGTGCTGCCTTCTCCAATTCCATGGTTGGCATGGTCCATGCCCTGGGGCACGCAACGGGTGCGGTCTGCCACATTCCCCATGGGGTGGCCATGGGCATCTTTCTGCCCCACGGACTGGCCTATAATCTTCCCGAAAGGGCTGAGATAATCGGCGAGCTGCTTCTTCCCTTAGGCGGTGCGGAGATATATGCGGCAACCCCTCCCCAGTCCAGACCGGAACGTCTTCTTGAGTCCCTCAATAAGCTGCAAAAGGCTCTGGAAATCAAGGCAGGGCTGCCCATGCGTTTAAAGGACGCCGGAGCCCGTGAGGATCAACTGGGAGAAATCGCTTTGAAGGCCATCAATGATGGCGCTTTGATGATGAACCCTAAAGAAATGGACATGGAAGACGCCAAAGCTGTTTTGAAAAAAGCCTTCTGATGGTGCAAGAAAATTTCATTTCACCGGATTTATTCGTGTTGCAACGTCAAAATTGAAGGGGAAAGTGAAGGATATGAAGGAAATTTCAGGAACATCCAACCGTGTGCTGGAGGTGGATCTCACCACCCGCAGCTTTTCCATATATACGGTTTCAAGGGAAGAACGCAGGCAGTGGCTGGGGGCCAAGGGCTTAGGCCTGAAACTGGTGTATGACCGTATGCCCCTCAATGCCGATCCTTTGGGGCCGGAGAACATCGTCGCCCTTATGCCCGGTGTGCTCATGGGGACGGGAGCGCCCTGCTCGGGAAGGTTCCATGCCGTAACCCGTTCCCCCCTGACAGGGATCATGACCAGCTCTTCCTGCGGCGGGCCCTTTGGCATGCAGCTTAAAACCGCAGGCTGGGACGGGCTGATCCTGAAAGGAGTTTCCACCACACCCGTCATTCTCCGGCTGGATGAGGAGGGTGTGATCTTTGAGGACGGCCAGCCCTTCTGGGGCATGGATACCCAGGAAAGTCAGAAGGCCCTTGCCAGTGGCAAGGAGGCGGCTCTGGTCATCGGACCTGCGGGAGAAAACCTTGTGGCCTTTGCCAATGTGGCTTCTGGTCATCGCTTTCTTGGTCGGGGCGGCATGGGAGCCGTTTTCGGGGCTAAAAAGGTCAAGGCCATTGTGGCCAAGGGCGGGGCCTATAAAATTCTGCCCAAAAATGCCAAAGCCTTTGAAAGGGCGAAAAAGCGGGGCAACGCCTATATTCAGCGCAATGAGACCAGCTCTGTTGGGCTTCGCAACTACGGGACCAACATGAACCTCAACCCCAACAACGAGGCCAACATCCTTCCCGTGGAAAACTTCCGGGCAGGCCGCCATGACAGAGCCTTTGAAATGTCCGGGGAAATGACAAAGGATCTGCACGATACCCGTTTTCATACCTGCAAGCCCTGCACCATCCTCTGCGGCCATTCGGGTACCTATGGTGGAAAACGGATGCCCGTTCCTGAATTTGAAACCACAGTACTTCTCGGTACCAATCTTGCTATCTTTGATAGGGAAAAAAATGCGGAATGGAACCGGATCTGTTCTGATCTGGGCATGGATACCATCAGCGCAGGTGGTACTCTGGCCTGGGTTATGGAGGCTTCGGAAAAGGGCCTTGTGGAAAGTCCTCTGCGTTTTGGTTCTGCCGAAGGGGTGAGCGAGGCCCTTATTTCCATAGCAAGAAATGAAGGCTTTGGTGCGGAAATGGCCAAGGGCAGCCGCTATCTTGCCAGCCGTTACGGTGGAGAAGCCTTTGCCATGCAGGTGAAGGGCCTTGAGATGGCCGCCTACGATCCAAGGGGCAGCACCGGGCAGGGACTGGCCTATGCCGTGGCCAACCGGGGAGCCTGCCATCTTTCCGCCTATCTTGTGGCCCTGGAGGTGTACTTTGGTCTTCTCGACCGCCATTCCACTCAGGCCAAGGCGGAGTTTGTCATTTTCTTTGAAAACCTCACCTGCGTCATCAATGCCCTGCAAAGCTGCCAGTTCACCATGTTTGCCTATACTCTGGAACCGCCCCTTTCCAAATATACACCGGATTTCATGCTGGCCATCCTCATGCGCTTTGTGCCGAAACTTGCCATCGCCCTTATGGATTTCAGCGCTTATACTAATCTCTGGACTTCCATCACAGGAGAAAGACTTTCTTCTTCCGAGGTGTTAAAGGCAGGCGAGCGTATCCATGTCCTGGAACGCTACATGAACACCCGCATGGGTGTCTCCCGCAAGGAGGATACCCTGCCTGACCGTCTTCTCAGGGAAAGCCGCAGGGGAGACAAAAAAAAGCGCACCGTACCCTTAAAGAAGATGCTGGATCGCTACTATACTTTAAGGGGATATGATGGCAGCGGTATTCCAAAGGCAGAGCTTCTGGATGGGTTGGGAATAGGGATTCGTCCGTAATTTAAGGTACAGTTCGGATTATTTTTTTTCCGGACCGCTGAAGGTTTTGTGTAGAAGCTCAGAAAGCTTAGGATTTTCTTCTTCTATTTCCAGTATGGTTTCCGGCTCAAGCAGGGTGTCTGGATCCGGATGGGGGTAGTTTATGCTATGCTGTCTGTGGATTGTTTCCAGTGCTGCATACATGGCATAGCAGGCAATGCTTTCAAACAGCACTTCTTCGGGAAGGGTTTCCATTTGAAAGTGTGCGGGATAATCATAACGGGACTGGATGATTTCTGTGATGGCGGCCAGAAAAAGGCTGCCGTCCATGTCTTCAAAAAGGTCCATGGGATTTTCCCCTGCTTCGGCCGGGCTGTTGCCGGATGCATGACGGAGAAAGCGGGTGGCGGCCCGGAATACGGGCTCCAGCCAGATGTCCGGGAGATTGTGGGGTAAGAGGGCTTCGGCCCCTCTTGAAACAATGGTGTCCATGAAATCACTGAGCATAGGGTATCCTGATGTGGGAGTTGAAGTGGCATCCTTTATGGGTGCCCGCTGGCAGGCGTAAAAAACTTCCTTTGCAATAGTTCTGACTTTAAGGCTGTAAGGAAGGTGGTAATCAGAAAATAATTTTATGTGACAGGCAGCTGGGGCTTTATGGCCCCTTTTTTTATGGGTGGAACCATAGCAAAAAACAGATGCAAATTCCAGACCGTTTATTTGACAGTTTTGGGCCGATGCTTATGATTCTTTGGAAAAAGCATGCTTCGATATGGACTTTTTTCATTAAAAATAAGGAGACGCCATGCGTTTTGATAAATTCACTTTGAAAAGTCAGGAACTTTTACAGGAAGCCCTGCAAAGGGCAGAAAACTATACCCATCCCCAGGTGGAACCGGGACATCTCCTTGAAGCCATGCTTCTGGATGAATCCGGTATTGCCATGGCCATTTTCCGGAAAATCGGGGTGCCGCTGCAGCAGCTTCAGCAGGAAGTATCGGAACTTCTGAAAAAGTATCCGAAGGTCACAGGTGCTGCAGGTGAGAGGGGCCTGTCAAGGAATCTCCATAAGGTACTGGAAGCGGCTTTTAAAGAAGCCGACACTATGAAGGATCAGTACTTAAGCGTGGAACATTTGCTTCTTGCCCTTAGCGGAGACAAAGATGGCATTGCAGCCATTTTTTCCCGTTGCGGAATTTCCAGACAGGGTATTCTGGAGACCCTTCAGGGCATAAGGGGTAATGGTAAGGTAAGGGACCCCAATCCTGAGGATAAATATCAGGCTCTGGAAAAGTATGCCAGGGATTTGACGGAGCTGGCCCGGGCAGGCAAGCTTGATCCTGTGATCGGCCGGGACGAGGAAATCCGGCGGGTGGTGCAGGTACTTTCCCGGAGAACCAAAAACAATCCCGTTCTTATTGGTGAGCCGGGGGTGGGAAAGACCGCCATTGTGGAAGGTCTTGCTCGTCGTATTGTGGAAGGAGATGTGGCGGAATCCCTGAAAGACAAGCGTCTTTTGACGCTGGATATGGGTGCTCTTATAGCCGGAGCCAAATACCGTGGTGAGTTTGAGGACAGGCTGAAGGCCGTATTAAAGGAAGTGGAAAATGCCGAAGGCGGTATAATCCTCTTCATTGACGAGCTTCACACCCTTGTGGGGGCTGGTGCGGCCGAAGGCTCCATGGATGCATCCAATATGCTGAAGCCTGCTTTGGCCCGTGGTCTTTTGCACTGTGTGGGGGCCACCACTTTGAATGAATACAGAAAATATATAGAAAAGGATGCGGCTCTGGAGCGTCGTTTTCAGCCCGTTCTGGTCCAGGAACCCAGTGTGGAGGATACGGTTTCCATTCTCAGGGGTTTGAAGGAAAAATATGAGGTGCACCATGGGGTGAGGATCAAGGATTCTGCCCTTGTGGCTGCGGCCATGCTGTCGGATCGTTATATTTCCGATCGTTTTCTGCCGGACAAAGCCATTGACCTTATGGATGAGTGCGCTTCCAAGATACGCATGGAACTTGATTCCATGCCAGCTGCCATTGATGAATTGCAGCGCCGCATGACCCAGCTTGAGATTGAACGGGAAGCTTTGCGCAAAGAAAGTGATGCGGCTTCTGCATCAAGACTTGAAAAGCTTGAGCTGGAACTTGCAGGACTGAAAGAGGAAGTACAGGAGCAGCGGGGCCGCTGGCAGAATGAAAAGGATACCATAGGTCGTATCCGTGAAATAAAAGAGAGAATGGAACAGCTGGGTATAGAGGAAGAGCAGGCCCAGCGCAGGGGAGATCTGGCACGTGTTGCGGAAATCCGTTATGGCCTGATGCTGGAAACGGGTAAAGAACTGGAATCGGCCAAAAACTATCTTTCAGAGCTGCAGGGAGAAAACCGAATGCTTCGTGAGGAGGTGGACGCCGAGGATATTGCGGAAGTGGTTTCCCGCTGGACAGGTATTCCCGTGGCCCGGATGATGGAAGGGGAAAGGGAAAAGCTTTTGCGCATGGAAGAGGTGCTGGGCCAGCGTGTGATAGGGCAGCATGATGCGGTGGTGGCCGTGGCCAATGCCGTGCGCAGATCCCGTTCCGGTCTTCAGGATCCTGACCGGCCCATGGGAAGCTTTATCTTTATGGGACCTACGGGTGTGGGCAAGACGGAACTGGCCAAGACTCTGGCCTCTTTTCTCTTTGATACGGAACAGGCCATGGTGCGCATTGATATGAGCGAGTTCATGGAAAAACATTCCGTGGCAAGGCTCATTGGTGCGCCTCCGGGTTATGTGGGATATGAGGAGGGCGGTTATCTTACCGAAGCGGTACGAAGGCGGCCCTACAGCGTGATTCTTTTTGATGAGATAGAAAAGGCCCATCCCGATGTTTTCAATCTGCTTTTACAGATGCTGGATGATGGTCGTCTCACCGATGGCCATGGCAGGACCGTTGATTTCAGAAACACTCTGATCATCATGACCTCCAATGTGGGCAGCCGGATGATTCAGGAAATGGAAAGTATGGATCGCTCTGAAATTGAGGCGGGCATAGAAGCTGCCCTGCGGGCAACCTTCAAGCCTGAGTTTTTAAACCGTATTGATGAGACCATCATTTTTGAAGCCTTAAAGCCCGATCAGATTCAGAGTATTGTATCTATTCAGATGAAGCGTCTGGAGGCGCGACTGGGTGAAAAGCGGGTGCGTCTTGTGCTGGATGAAGCAGCCTCTGCATTGCTGGCGGAGAAGGGATACAGCCCTGTTTATGGTGCAAGGCCCCTGAAGCGGGTTATACAGCAGCTTCTGGAAAACCCTCTGGCCGTAAAAATTCTTAAAGGGGATATGCCTGAGGGCAGTGAGATAAGGGTTTCTGCGATAAAGGACGGGCAGGATACAGCCCTTGTTTTTGATATCTCCCCTGAAAGGACAGATCTATGAGCGATTTCAAGTCCCTTGATCCGGAACTCCGGAAATCCCTGGAAGCCATTGCCACCTTTGTGGAAACAATATCCGGGACCGCCCCGAGCCAGAAAGAACTGGCTCTGGTTTTGGGGCGGTATTTTGTTAAAAAGGAAATCTGCGATACCCTTATGGCGGAAAGGGTCTCTCTTCTGGAAAAAGAATTGTAAGGGCAGGTTTTTGATCCTTAGGGATTTGTAAGTATATATCCGGTATTTCTGAAGTCTTTGTATGGATTTTTTCTATCTCTCTTTTGGACTCTATTGACAATATAAATGGATCTGTTTAACTTTTGCAAAGTTTCCGGATTGCTGATGATGCAATTCCAGTTAAATGATTGCCGTTAACAACGGTTTTTTTAAAGGAGGTCCAATGATTGAAGTAAGCCCTGCTGCCATTGAGCAGATTAATGCCTATTTTGAAGGGCGGGAATTAATGCCCCTTCGCCTGTTTGTGCATTCCGGGGGCTGAGCCGGGCCTTCTCTGGCACTGGCTCTGGATGAGCCAAACAGCAAGGATGAGGTTTTCACCATCGAAGGTCATACCTTTGTGGCAGAAGCGGATTTTCTTAAGCAGGCGGCACCCGTAAAGATTGATTTCACATCCATGGGATTTAAAATAGATTCCAGCATAGATTTTGGTGCTGGTGGTTGTGGTTCCTGTAGCTCAGGTTCCTGCGGTACCGGCCACTGACGGATACGGTATTTATATTCAAAGGGCGGCTCAGAAGATGTTTTCTGGGTCGCCCTTTTTTTATTCGGATTTTTTATGGTGTTGCTTTTTATGTAATTGTTCAGCACAGTTTAATCTGAAAATCCAATGCAGTAATTGTAGCAGCTTCGTGCTATTGCAAGGCACCCTGGCTATTTGCAAGTGGCATTGCAATCGTTTCGGATCAGAGCTTCGCAGGCCTGTGCGAAAGAAGCGGCAAACTGTCTGAGCCGCACAAAGGCAGCGTGCTTAAGCCTGCCATGGTAATCAAAAAGCTTATTCTGCCTGTGGCGGCGAGTTTTTGCCGCTTCCGCACAGGGCCAAGAAGCTCTAAGAATAAGATTGCGTCACGGGCAAATAGTCTGGGTGGCTGTGCATCTGTCTGGCAGGTATGGCACCTGGAAAACTGTACTGAATACGTAGCTTTCTACTTGTTATCAGGGGTACTTTCTGTTTTCAGCCGGATGCCCTCCGGGTCCATTTCAACCTTCCCGGCTTTCAGCAGACCGCCGATGGCTTTTTTGAATTCTTTCTTGCTCATGGAAAAAAAACGGTAGATTTTTTCGGGTTCCGTCTTGTCTGTGCAGGGTATAAAACCCTTTTCGGTTTCAAGGGTATGGATGACCTTTTCCATGGAGGTGGAAATGGAAGCGTAGCCGGGTTTTTTAAGGACAAGGTCGATTTTTCCATCGGCCTGAATCTTTGAGATATATCCGGTTTTTTCATCGCCTATGGCAAGGTTTTCAAAGGTTTCGTTCTTGTGGATCATGCCGTCATGGCGGTGATTGATAACAGCCTGAAAGCCCAGTTTTGTTATGTTATAGATTAAAAGGTGAACTTCCTGTCCGGGTTTCAGGCTTTCAATGTTTTTGTCACAGGAGCGGGAAATTCGGGTAGTGCCGTAAACCCTGCGGGTCACTTCATCCAGACAGAGATGCACCACATGACGCTGTCCCGGAGCCATGGGATGGCGTTGCTGATTCAGGGGAACCAGGAGATCTTTTTCAAGGCCCCAGTCGAAAAAGGTTCCGAAGTCTGTGACATCTTTGACGCTAAGGAGGGCATAATCTCCCACCATGGCTTTGGGTACAAGGGTTGTTGCAATGGGTCTGTCTTCGGAATCCGTATAGACAAAAACATTTATGCGGTCTCCGGGGACAAGGCCTTCCGGTACATACTTGTTGGGGAGCAGAACTTCTTCTTCACCGGAGCTTAAGTAAAAACCGAATTCCAGACGGCGTTCGACCAGAAGGTCATTTATTTCACCTGTTTTGAGCATGGGTTGCCTTTTTCATATTCTGTTCTTTTTAAATGCATGAATCCCCACAGCCTTTCCGTGGCGGATTATGTATGAAAGCCATTGTATCCCAGCAGGCCGGTCAAGGCAAATGGCAGTGCTGTGAAGCTTTGTTCATATCTTGACGAAGCATGAAATAACCTTATTTTCTGTATCGGTTCAGCGTAGCGGATTTTAGCTGAAATAAACAGGCATCCATATGCCCCATATTATTGACGGAGGTCTTCCATGAACACCCTGAAAACCGGATTTTTACTGACCCTTCTGACCCTGATTCTGGTGGGCATGGGCAGTGCCCTTGGCGGCAGCTCCGGTGCCATGATTGCATTTATTATTGCAGCAGGCATGAATTTTTTCGCCTACTGGAACTCCGACAAAATAATTCTGAAGATGTACAATGCCGAGGAAGCAGGGCCT
This is a stretch of genomic DNA from Desulfobotulus mexicanus. It encodes these proteins:
- a CDS encoding pancreas/duodenum homeobox protein 1, whose translation is MGLKDWNTILTPEKLKDLFPREKSDAFFDALFGDAEEGAYDIGLAFRGEPRENLLDFAFVLEQRPGKCLVCSLTYGLPDVFMRHPVINVKGLVSELLSIMGDGVACKKWELGPTREVSRDCHEIPLRLELKAL
- a CDS encoding TetR/AcrR family transcriptional regulator is translated as MAAVEKPRGLARENILDSATRLFLDKGIDKASLSDIAAEAGVSKGTLHYHFASKNDLIFHITETHMEAITDELLSLLNRMKKCPDRLFSALMSSLLEAKGRGRLHLHLVREAVAGNPELRSKIAGSYKGWENLLQDSLSQLFPGHRAPAFAAQLIISIIDGFIIQDLVRQKEVDFTHLVEALMALNVFFSEKPDLEKLMV
- a CDS encoding iron-containing alcohol dehydrogenase produces the protein MLPSYFEFYNPVKIVSGHKALDNLPYELSQMGVTRPLIVTDKGVVAAGLIQVVQEAFGSSGMTIGAIYDDVPPDSSVDVVNAIAEVYRANGCDGLVAVGGGSPIDTAKGVNIVVSHDKGELKDYMGADRLTGPLKPLVVVPTTAGTGSEVTLVAVIADIKRNVKMAFMSRHLLPNLALIDPRMTLTMPAKITAATGMDALSHAMEAYTCLQKNPLSDAHATAAITLISRYLPLAVEDGKNATARLALANASCMAGAAFSNSMVGMVHALGHATGAVCHIPHGVAMGIFLPHGLAYNLPERAEIIGELLLPLGGAEIYAATPPQSRPERLLESLNKLQKALEIKAGLPMRLKDAGAREDQLGEIALKAINDGALMMNPKEMDMEDAKAVLKKAF
- a CDS encoding aldehyde ferredoxin oxidoreductase family protein, which codes for MKEISGTSNRVLEVDLTTRSFSIYTVSREERRQWLGAKGLGLKLVYDRMPLNADPLGPENIVALMPGVLMGTGAPCSGRFHAVTRSPLTGIMTSSSCGGPFGMQLKTAGWDGLILKGVSTTPVILRLDEEGVIFEDGQPFWGMDTQESQKALASGKEAALVIGPAGENLVAFANVASGHRFLGRGGMGAVFGAKKVKAIVAKGGAYKILPKNAKAFERAKKRGNAYIQRNETSSVGLRNYGTNMNLNPNNEANILPVENFRAGRHDRAFEMSGEMTKDLHDTRFHTCKPCTILCGHSGTYGGKRMPVPEFETTVLLGTNLAIFDREKNAEWNRICSDLGMDTISAGGTLAWVMEASEKGLVESPLRFGSAEGVSEALISIARNEGFGAEMAKGSRYLASRYGGEAFAMQVKGLEMAAYDPRGSTGQGLAYAVANRGACHLSAYLVALEVYFGLLDRHSTQAKAEFVIFFENLTCVINALQSCQFTMFAYTLEPPLSKYTPDFMLAILMRFVPKLAIALMDFSAYTNLWTSITGERLSSSEVLKAGERIHVLERYMNTRMGVSRKEDTLPDRLLRESRRGDKKKRTVPLKKMLDRYYTLRGYDGSGIPKAELLDGLGIGIRP
- the clpB gene encoding ATP-dependent chaperone ClpB; translation: MRFDKFTLKSQELLQEALQRAENYTHPQVEPGHLLEAMLLDESGIAMAIFRKIGVPLQQLQQEVSELLKKYPKVTGAAGERGLSRNLHKVLEAAFKEADTMKDQYLSVEHLLLALSGDKDGIAAIFSRCGISRQGILETLQGIRGNGKVRDPNPEDKYQALEKYARDLTELARAGKLDPVIGRDEEIRRVVQVLSRRTKNNPVLIGEPGVGKTAIVEGLARRIVEGDVAESLKDKRLLTLDMGALIAGAKYRGEFEDRLKAVLKEVENAEGGIILFIDELHTLVGAGAAEGSMDASNMLKPALARGLLHCVGATTLNEYRKYIEKDAALERRFQPVLVQEPSVEDTVSILRGLKEKYEVHHGVRIKDSALVAAAMLSDRYISDRFLPDKAIDLMDECASKIRMELDSMPAAIDELQRRMTQLEIEREALRKESDAASASRLEKLELELAGLKEEVQEQRGRWQNEKDTIGRIREIKERMEQLGIEEEQAQRRGDLARVAEIRYGLMLETGKELESAKNYLSELQGENRMLREEVDAEDIAEVVSRWTGIPVARMMEGEREKLLRMEEVLGQRVIGQHDAVVAVANAVRRSRSGLQDPDRPMGSFIFMGPTGVGKTELAKTLASFLFDTEQAMVRIDMSEFMEKHSVARLIGAPPGYVGYEEGGYLTEAVRRRPYSVILFDEIEKAHPDVFNLLLQMLDDGRLTDGHGRTVDFRNTLIIMTSNVGSRMIQEMESMDRSEIEAGIEAALRATFKPEFLNRIDETIIFEALKPDQIQSIVSIQMKRLEARLGEKRVRLVLDEAASALLAEKGYSPVYGARPLKRVIQQLLENPLAVKILKGDMPEGSEIRVSAIKDGQDTALVFDISPERTDL
- a CDS encoding CvfB family protein — translated: MLKTGEINDLLVERRLEFGFYLSSGEEEVLLPNKYVPEGLVPGDRINVFVYTDSEDRPIATTLVPKAMVGDYALLSVKDVTDFGTFFDWGLEKDLLVPLNQQRHPMAPGQRHVVHLCLDEVTRRVYGTTRISRSCDKNIESLKPGQEVHLLIYNITKLGFQAVINHRHDGMIHKNETFENLAIGDEKTGYISKIQADGKIDLVLKKPGYASISTSMEKVIHTLETEKGFIPCTDKTEPEKIYRFFSMSKKEFKKAIGGLLKAGKVEMDPEGIRLKTESTPDNK